A genomic window from Candidatus Bathyarchaeota archaeon includes:
- the thpR gene encoding RNA 2',3'-cyclic phosphodiesterase, producing the protein MSGTIRSFLAFDIEDQKILGNISHIQKMLANSGAELKLVNPQNIHVTIRFLGEIQASMIDSIHEEMKQITFSPFTIELQGLGAFPKPNNPRVVWAGIKNGEKELKDIFQQLEPRLRGLGFQPDNKGFNPHLTIARVRSGRNKFKLAETIHEMADYELGTINAECLRLKKSDLTPRGPIYNNLREVCGKK; encoded by the coding sequence ATGTCAGGAACCATCCGAAGTTTCTTAGCCTTTGATATAGAAGACCAAAAAATACTTGGAAACATTTCTCATATTCAAAAAATGTTGGCTAACAGCGGGGCAGAACTGAAGTTAGTCAATCCACAAAACATTCACGTTACAATCAGGTTCTTAGGAGAAATACAAGCCTCAATGATTGACAGTATCCATGAAGAAATGAAACAGATTACGTTTTCTCCATTTACCATAGAACTTCAGGGTTTAGGTGCATTCCCAAAACCTAATAATCCCCGAGTTGTCTGGGCAGGAATCAAAAACGGCGAAAAAGAACTAAAAGACATTTTTCAGCAACTAGAACCCCGCCTAAGAGGGCTGGGATTCCAACCAGACAATAAAGGTTTCAATCCCCATTTAACCATAGCTCGTGTACGGAGCGGAAGAAACAAATTCAAACTCGCAGAAACAATTCATGAAATGGCAGACTACGAGTTAGGAACAATAAATGCAGAATGCCTTAGGTTAAAGAAAAGTGATTTGACGCCTCGAGGTCCAATTTACAATAATCTAAGAGAAGTTTGTGGAAAAAAGTAA